In the Deinococcus ficus genome, one interval contains:
- a CDS encoding class I SAM-dependent methyltransferase, protein MTEPVPSVHSREGYARLARELAGYAHPWRRELRGPDPELTFDLLLSSLLTPETRVLEAGCGHGPDARRFGPLAASWTAYDFIPEFLERARREAPHAHFHEWNGRGAVPAGLRGPFDLIVSRRGPTSVILRLPELAAPGAHFLSVGPRRHVPQVPERLAQVGWTVLGEWQVSVRAFAPTWEDWVTRCRFMDEEVRPEEWATRATPRGLPYQEERHIVLAGPGES, encoded by the coding sequence ATGACCGAGCCCGTGCCGTCCGTTCATTCCCGGGAGGGGTACGCGCGGCTGGCGCGGGAACTGGCCGGGTACGCCCACCCGTGGCGGCGGGAACTGCGCGGCCCGGACCCGGAGCTGACCTTCGACCTGCTGCTCTCCTCGCTGCTCACCCCGGAAACCCGGGTGCTGGAGGCCGGCTGCGGGCACGGCCCGGACGCGCGGCGCTTCGGGCCACTCGCGGCGTCCTGGACCGCGTACGACTTCATCCCGGAGTTCCTGGAGCGGGCGCGGCGCGAGGCCCCGCACGCGCACTTCCACGAGTGGAATGGCCGGGGCGCGGTGCCCGCCGGCCTGCGTGGCCCGTTCGACCTGATCGTGTCGCGGCGCGGCCCGACGAGCGTGATCCTGCGCCTGCCGGAACTCGCGGCGCCCGGCGCGCACTTCCTCTCCGTCGGGCCCCGCCGGCACGTCCCGCAGGTCCCGGAGCGTCTCGCGCAGGTGGGCTGGACCGTGCTGGGCGAGTGGCAGGTGTCCGTGCGCGCATTCGCGCCTACCTGGGAGGACTGGGTGACCCGATGCCGCTTCATGGATGAGGAAGTGCGCCCGGAAGAGTGGGCGACGCGGGCCACGCCGCGGGGCCTGCCCTATCAAGAGGAAAGGCACATCGTTCTGGCTGGTCCGGGCGAATCGTGA
- a CDS encoding sporulation protein, translating into MMAAVGVGGASVDAQVQNTAVRIGEAVTGVIVIRGGAVDQRVERINLGLATRYRTDDGYATHQLFKQQVVPAFDLRPGETREFPFSLPVPAGTPLTLPGTQVWLATDADIAGAMDPGDQDQLQILPSREQETLITAAQQLGFTLSGSEVEYHHGQIAQELSFRPPYGQYRVSEIEMMMFPQAGGLDVILEVDRRATGMASLFTSEFEQRGRWHLGAGTLAQGPAAVARELEARIRALL; encoded by the coding sequence ATGATGGCGGCCGTCGGTGTGGGCGGCGCAAGTGTGGACGCGCAGGTGCAGAACACGGCCGTGCGGATCGGTGAGGCGGTCACAGGCGTGATCGTGATTCGCGGCGGCGCCGTGGACCAGCGTGTGGAGCGCATCAACCTGGGCCTCGCCACCCGGTACCGCACGGACGACGGGTACGCCACGCACCAGCTGTTCAAGCAGCAGGTCGTGCCGGCCTTCGACCTGCGGCCCGGCGAGACTCGGGAATTCCCGTTCAGCCTGCCCGTCCCGGCCGGCACGCCCCTGACGCTGCCCGGCACGCAGGTGTGGCTCGCCACGGACGCCGACATCGCCGGCGCCATGGACCCCGGCGACCAGGACCAGCTGCAGATCCTGCCGTCCCGCGAGCAGGAGACGCTGATCACGGCAGCGCAGCAGCTGGGCTTCACGCTGTCCGGCAGCGAGGTCGAGTACCACCACGGGCAGATCGCGCAGGAACTGTCGTTCCGGCCGCCGTACGGGCAGTACCGCGTCTCGGAGATCGAGATGATGATGTTCCCGCAGGCGGGCGGCCTGGACGTCATCCTGGAAGTGGACCGCCGCGCGACCGGCATGGCCAGCCTGTTCACCAGCGAGTTCGAGCAGCGGGGCCGCTGGCACCTCGGCGCCGGTACGCTCGCGCAGGGCCCGGCGGCGGTGGCGCGAGAACTGGAGGCGCGCATCCGCGCCCTGCTGTAA
- a CDS encoding aldose 1-epimerase gives MTAERDLDVMTVRSGALILQVLPELGASILNLRAASGRPVLRPVDPAGVRSSSQCASFTLLPYSNRIRDAHFPFHGQDVQLTPTTKDGLAQHGDVRNRPWQVERVSDAHLRCTFDSRAFPDMNWPWAFTAVTEYLLHGPHLDTSLTLTNADTTDMPAGLGLHPYFARRQDGVDPLVEFDAALTYDTDERLLPLAGARPVHPDEDHRTPTRLGDRHVDRAYTAWDGVARLDWGTRSLTITADNVFSHLIAFTAPDGTLALEPVSHATDAFNLAARGVHGTDMRVLTPGQSLAGAVRFTLGGDWS, from the coding sequence ATGACCGCCGAACGCGACCTGGACGTCATGACGGTCCGCAGCGGCGCCCTGATCCTTCAGGTGCTGCCGGAACTGGGGGCCAGCATCCTGAACCTGCGCGCCGCGTCCGGCCGGCCGGTGCTGCGCCCGGTGGACCCGGCCGGCGTGCGCAGCAGCAGCCAGTGTGCGAGCTTCACGCTGCTGCCCTACAGCAACCGCATCCGCGACGCGCACTTTCCCTTCCACGGGCAGGACGTGCAACTCACCCCCACCACGAAAGACGGTCTCGCTCAGCACGGGGACGTCCGTAACCGGCCCTGGCAGGTGGAACGGGTCAGTGACGCGCACCTGCGCTGCACCTTCGACAGTCGTGCCTTCCCGGACATGAACTGGCCCTGGGCGTTCACGGCCGTGACCGAATACCTGCTGCACGGCCCGCACCTGGACACCAGCCTCACGCTGACGAACGCGGACACCACCGACATGCCGGCCGGCCTGGGCCTGCACCCCTACTTTGCGCGCCGCCAGGATGGTGTGGACCCATTGGTGGAGTTCGACGCGGCCCTCACCTACGACACCGACGAGCGGCTGCTCCCGCTCGCCGGGGCGCGGCCCGTCCACCCGGACGAGGACCACCGCACGCCCACCCGCCTGGGCGACCGGCACGTGGACCGCGCCTACACCGCCTGGGACGGCGTCGCCCGCCTGGACTGGGGCACGCGCTCCCTGACGATCACCGCCGACAACGTGTTCTCTCACCTGATCGCCTTCACCGCGCCGGACGGCACCCTGGCCCTGGAACCCGTCTCTCACGCCACCGACGCGTTCAACCTGGCGGCCCGGGGCGTGCACGGCACGGACATGCGCGTCCTTACCCCCGGGCAGAGCCTGGCGGGCGCGGTGCGGTTCACGCTAGGCGGCGACTGGAGCTGA
- the rlmB gene encoding 23S rRNA (guanosine(2251)-2'-O)-methyltransferase RlmB, with translation MLLYGRNPVLEALKEGRVSGLMLARGVDDAFEKEVRALAQEAGGLRVKFAPRIELDQLVGTTQHQGIVAEVEDLAWASVDDILDRAEQRGEDLLIVLLDGITDPRNFGAIIRSAEVLGAHGVVVEERRSAPLSPVVAKTAAGATSYLPVAQTKNLPRLIDQLKEDGVWVYGAAGEAAEDAAKIDFSGKVGLVIGAEGEGLRRLVREKCDGLVRIPTRGRVQSLNASVAAGILLYEATRKRA, from the coding sequence ATGTTGCTGTACGGGCGGAATCCGGTGCTGGAAGCCTTGAAGGAAGGACGCGTGAGCGGGCTGATGCTGGCCCGGGGGGTCGATGACGCCTTCGAGAAGGAGGTCCGTGCCCTGGCGCAGGAAGCGGGCGGGCTGCGGGTGAAGTTCGCGCCGCGCATCGAGCTGGATCAGCTGGTCGGCACGACGCAGCACCAGGGCATCGTGGCCGAGGTGGAAGACCTCGCCTGGGCCAGCGTGGACGACATTCTGGACCGCGCCGAGCAGCGCGGTGAGGACCTGCTGATCGTGCTGCTGGACGGAATCACCGACCCGCGGAACTTCGGCGCGATCATCCGCAGCGCCGAGGTGCTGGGCGCGCACGGGGTGGTCGTGGAGGAACGCCGCAGCGCGCCGCTCTCGCCCGTGGTCGCCAAGACCGCGGCGGGCGCCACCAGTTACCTGCCGGTCGCACAGACGAAGAACCTGCCCCGCCTGATCGACCAGCTCAAGGAGGACGGCGTGTGGGTGTATGGCGCGGCCGGGGAGGCCGCGGAGGACGCCGCGAAGATCGACTTCAGCGGCAAGGTCGGCCTGGTGATCGGCGCGGAAGGCGAGGGCCTGCGCCGCCTGGTGCGGGAGAAGTGCGACGGTCTGGTCCGGATTCCCACGCGCGGCCGGGTGCAGAGCCTGAACGCGTCGGTGGCGGCCGGCATCCTGCTGTACGAAGCCACCCGGAAACGGGCATGA
- a CDS encoding DUF3105 domain-containing protein, whose translation MRHFPKSALLLLSAALLSACAPKGIEGLKTFEHPGGDVRSGSLTYAQRPPAGGPHNALWQTCGVYDGPLYDEYAVATLARGAIWVTYRPDLPAEQRATLREVVKDTPKLLFSPYPGQASPIVLTAWNAQLALADAGDARLAAFLKTYTGGETAPLQGAPCTGGFGGSR comes from the coding sequence ATGAGGCACTTTCCAAAATCGGCCCTGCTCCTGCTGAGCGCCGCCCTGCTGAGTGCGTGCGCACCGAAGGGAATCGAGGGCCTGAAGACCTTCGAGCATCCAGGCGGAGACGTTCGCTCGGGCTCGCTCACGTACGCGCAGCGGCCTCCGGCTGGAGGGCCTCACAACGCCCTCTGGCAGACCTGCGGCGTGTACGACGGGCCGTTGTACGACGAGTATGCGGTGGCCACCCTGGCGCGCGGGGCGATCTGGGTCACGTACCGGCCGGATCTGCCTGCCGAGCAGCGTGCGACCTTGAGGGAAGTAGTGAAGGACACGCCAAAGCTACTTTTCAGCCCCTACCCCGGACAGGCCTCCCCTATCGTCCTGACCGCCTGGAATGCCCAACTCGCACTTGCGGATGCTGGAGATGCCCGGTTGGCTGCCTTCCTCAAAACGTACACAGGCGGCGAGACAGCGCCACTGCAAGGTGCTCCATGCACAGGAGGCTTCGGGGGGTCGCGCTGA
- a CDS encoding MBL fold metallo-hydrolase RNA specificity domain-containing protein has product MQLQSFGAACTVTGSMHLLTLDTPGGQRRVLVDCGMFQGGDEMEARNHEPFPFDPAELDAVLLTHAHLDHIGRLPLLVSRGFRGEVHCTAPTAALAETVLPDSARLQTDGYRSEIRRARRQGHEDQVRPPLYEEADVHRTLALLRPHLTFGQTEKIAGVRVTPERAGHILGSAYLLLDTPDARLLMSGDLGNRESGLQLDFTPPHAVDAVVLETTYANRTHRPWAQTLEEFRDALRDSIRAGGKILIPSFAIERAQVILHTLKELMDSGEVPRIPVFMDSPMATRATNEYFEFGDELIPRVRDALQAGEDPFRPSTLHVVPTSAESQRLNKYDGPAIIMAGNGMMTGGRIQHHLKHHLWKPSTNLIIVSYQSPSSLGGRIVTGADTVRIMGEEIAVRAQVHTIGGFSAHADQDDLLAFLSTAGKPHVWLVHGETAVMDAFLPVLEAHGLKGDIVPDRQTVDLLGPGFPAGRPPGLVVEGSAEHAARVTGGE; this is encoded by the coding sequence ATGCAACTTCAGAGTTTCGGCGCGGCGTGCACGGTCACGGGCAGCATGCACCTGCTCACGCTGGACACGCCGGGCGGGCAGCGGCGGGTGCTGGTGGACTGCGGCATGTTCCAGGGTGGGGACGAGATGGAGGCCCGGAACCACGAGCCCTTCCCGTTCGATCCGGCCGAGCTCGACGCGGTGCTCCTGACGCACGCGCATCTGGACCACATCGGGCGGCTGCCGCTGCTGGTCAGCCGGGGGTTCCGTGGGGAGGTGCACTGCACGGCGCCCACGGCGGCGCTGGCGGAGACGGTGCTGCCGGATTCCGCGCGGTTGCAGACGGACGGGTACCGGTCGGAGATCCGGCGGGCGCGCCGGCAGGGGCACGAGGATCAGGTGCGTCCACCGCTGTACGAGGAAGCGGACGTGCACCGCACGCTCGCCCTCCTGCGTCCTCACCTGACCTTCGGGCAGACTGAGAAGATCGCGGGCGTGCGCGTCACGCCGGAACGGGCGGGGCACATCCTGGGCAGCGCGTACCTGCTGCTGGACACGCCGGACGCGCGCCTCCTGATGAGCGGGGACCTGGGCAACCGGGAAAGCGGCCTGCAACTGGACTTCACGCCGCCGCACGCGGTGGACGCCGTGGTGCTGGAGACGACGTACGCCAACCGCACGCACCGGCCCTGGGCACAGACGCTGGAGGAATTCCGGGACGCGCTGCGGGACAGCATCCGCGCGGGCGGAAAGATCCTGATTCCCAGTTTCGCCATCGAGCGGGCGCAGGTGATCCTGCACACCCTGAAGGAACTGATGGACAGCGGCGAGGTGCCGCGCATTCCGGTGTTCATGGATTCGCCCATGGCGACCCGCGCCACAAACGAGTACTTCGAGTTCGGAGACGAACTGATCCCCCGCGTGCGGGACGCCTTGCAGGCCGGCGAGGACCCCTTCCGGCCCAGCACCCTGCACGTCGTACCGACGAGCGCCGAGTCGCAGCGCCTGAACAAGTACGATGGTCCGGCAATCATCATGGCCGGGAACGGCATGATGACCGGCGGCCGCATCCAGCATCACCTGAAACACCACCTGTGGAAGCCCAGCACGAACCTGATCATCGTGTCGTACCAGTCGCCCAGCAGCCTGGGCGGGCGGATCGTGACAGGTGCCGACACCGTGCGGATCATGGGTGAGGAGATCGCCGTGCGCGCGCAGGTGCACACCATCGGCGGGTTCAGCGCCCACGCCGATCAGGATGACCTGCTGGCCTTCCTGAGCACCGCTGGGAAGCCGCACGTGTGGCTCGTTCACGGCGAGACGGCCGTGATGGACGCCTTCCTGCCGGTGCTGGAAGCGCACGGCCTGAAAGGCGACATCGTGCCGGACCGCCAGACCGTGGATCTGCTCGGACCTGGATTCCCGGCAGGCCGCCCACCCGGTCTGGTCGTGGAGGGGTCCGCCGAGCACGCCGCCCGGGTGACCGGCGGGGAATGA
- a CDS encoding universal stress protein yields the protein MTTPDALTTPGFHTIVIGVDFSPSSLHALDVARQNFPGARRRLLHITDARATTAPDLMGGVTAATPDPELLRTLEHADAQRLSRIVLEGEDAELLTGDPVTGILDAAERCGADLIVVGTHAQGALEHFFLGSSAEKIVSRSRIPVLTVRHP from the coding sequence ATGACCACCCCTGACGCCCTGACCACCCCGGGTTTCCACACCATCGTGATCGGCGTGGACTTTTCCCCCAGCAGCCTGCACGCCCTGGACGTCGCCCGGCAGAACTTCCCCGGTGCCCGGCGGCGCCTGCTGCACATCACCGACGCCCGCGCCACCACCGCCCCCGACCTGATGGGCGGCGTGACCGCCGCCACGCCCGACCCGGAACTGCTGCGCACCCTGGAGCACGCCGACGCCCAGCGCCTGAGCCGCATCGTGCTGGAAGGCGAGGACGCCGAACTGCTCACCGGCGACCCGGTCACCGGCATCCTCGACGCGGCCGAACGCTGCGGCGCGGACCTGATCGTGGTCGGCACGCACGCCCAGGGCGCCCTGGAGCACTTCTTCCTGGGCAGCAGCGCCGAGAAGATCGTCAGCCGCAGCCGCATCCCGGTCCTGACCGTCCGCCACCCCTGA
- a CDS encoding LptA/OstA family protein: protein MLHITRQQLGRLVLGVSLTLGALSPAVWVQAQVAAPPTEQPEAEPSEPASDAEPAGEERPPSLSLVRKGKDDKDREILIQRTSASAETGVFALCGPQEDEPENAPSVAVFSETGPEGVRITIDKNVIRVPLAVVTQRTRENGEAGDGRVEASAGTARFLDEVPEGAKERLARCAVEVSPKPAPDTVFVTQGKTQLRGQKLVYDETDGVARIDGPITFARENGEDSLSGKSDRIDVNVDEEKTVLIGNVELRSKGGRVSRAARVEYDDTANLARLYGTPEQPAESVLGKDVFRAGVILYYLDRNEVYSVKPEGGTITGEFQDGESSPATPSTP, encoded by the coding sequence GTGCTGCACATCACACGACAACAGCTGGGCCGACTGGTGCTCGGAGTCAGTCTGACTCTGGGCGCCCTGTCACCGGCAGTCTGGGTGCAGGCGCAGGTGGCCGCGCCCCCGACTGAACAGCCGGAGGCGGAACCGAGCGAACCGGCCTCCGACGCGGAGCCTGCCGGCGAGGAGCGCCCGCCCAGCCTGTCGCTGGTGCGCAAAGGCAAGGATGACAAGGACCGCGAGATCCTGATCCAGAGGACCTCGGCCTCCGCGGAAACCGGGGTGTTCGCCCTATGCGGCCCGCAGGAGGACGAGCCGGAAAACGCGCCGAGCGTGGCAGTGTTCAGTGAGACTGGCCCTGAGGGAGTACGGATCACGATCGACAAGAACGTGATCCGCGTTCCGCTGGCGGTCGTGACGCAGCGGACCCGCGAGAACGGCGAGGCAGGAGATGGGCGGGTGGAGGCCAGTGCCGGTACGGCCCGGTTCCTGGACGAGGTTCCGGAAGGCGCCAAGGAGCGGCTGGCCCGCTGCGCGGTGGAGGTCAGCCCAAAGCCTGCGCCGGACACCGTGTTCGTGACGCAGGGCAAAACCCAGTTGCGCGGCCAGAAGCTCGTGTACGACGAGACGGACGGCGTGGCCCGCATTGACGGACCGATCACGTTCGCCCGGGAGAACGGCGAGGATTCCCTGAGTGGGAAGAGTGACCGGATCGACGTGAACGTGGACGAGGAGAAGACCGTCCTGATCGGGAACGTGGAGCTGCGCAGCAAGGGCGGCCGCGTGAGCAGGGCCGCGCGCGTGGAGTACGACGACACGGCGAACCTGGCGCGGCTGTACGGCACGCCGGAACAGCCGGCGGAGAGCGTGCTGGGCAAGGACGTGTTCCGCGCCGGGGTGATCCTGTACTACCTGGACCGGAACGAGGTGTACTCCGTGAAACCGGAGGGCGGCACGATCACCGGGGAATTCCAGGATGGGGAGAGCAGCCCGGCCACACCGTCCACCCCCTGA
- a CDS encoding LptA/OstA family protein yields the protein MKKSAIKSVFLTLALSTTLTGVLAQTGAVQKRLIDIQGTLSAASNMRTGPWNYTGNVTGTVSTLKIKSQQASLTAPSGQALVEAKGKRTATFGGNVQVTRGRLTAGGEKLVYSEADGTGILTGGAQATFVPEKKEDGDTVSIKATQMSLDVDNNMSTSTGSVSLTNGAQSGKADKLVFDEDKELAQLTGTPSLTRAAKGNRKELTITGQEVRALTKAKTLYVKGKVKIVQGNLTTTGDAVYYDDKKDVAYVVGNAVSVDSKSKATVRAGILEQRTDLARVRQVATFKIPAEQFKLRSEK from the coding sequence ATGAAAAAATCCGCCATCAAATCCGTGTTCCTGACCCTCGCCCTGTCCACCACCCTCACCGGCGTGCTCGCGCAGACCGGCGCCGTGCAAAAACGCCTGATCGACATTCAGGGCACCCTGTCCGCCGCGTCGAACATGCGCACCGGCCCGTGGAACTACACGGGGAACGTCACCGGCACCGTCAGCACCCTGAAGATCAAATCCCAGCAGGCCAGCCTGACCGCGCCCAGCGGCCAGGCGCTGGTCGAAGCCAAGGGCAAGCGCACCGCGACCTTCGGCGGGAACGTGCAGGTCACCCGCGGCCGCCTGACCGCCGGCGGCGAGAAGCTCGTGTACAGCGAAGCGGACGGTACCGGCATCCTGACCGGCGGCGCGCAGGCCACCTTCGTGCCCGAGAAGAAGGAGGACGGCGACACGGTGAGCATCAAGGCCACCCAGATGAGCCTGGACGTGGACAACAACATGTCCACCAGCACCGGCAGCGTGAGCCTGACCAACGGCGCGCAGAGCGGCAAGGCCGACAAGCTGGTCTTCGACGAGGACAAGGAACTCGCGCAGCTCACCGGGACCCCCAGCCTGACCCGCGCCGCCAAGGGCAACCGCAAGGAGCTCACCATCACCGGGCAGGAAGTGCGGGCGCTGACCAAGGCCAAGACGCTGTACGTGAAAGGCAAGGTCAAGATCGTGCAGGGCAACCTGACCACCACCGGAGACGCCGTGTACTACGACGACAAGAAGGACGTGGCGTACGTGGTGGGGAACGCCGTGAGTGTGGACAGCAAGAGCAAGGCCACGGTGCGGGCCGGCATCCTGGAGCAGCGGACGGATCTGGCCCGCGTGCGTCAGGTGGCGACATTCAAGATCCCGGCGGAACAGTTCAAACTGCGCAGCGAGAAGTAA
- a CDS encoding TatD family hydrolase, which produces MIDTHCHLDYLDDPASARGELGLSAMVCIGASPEHARNAVALAEQYPDVYATVGLHPTDAAQDSPAARAELEALLRHPRVVGVGESGLDDYWDDTQRPAQLAAFEWQLDLAQRHGHPLVIHTRDKAGQDSAHRGVMDVLCAWPDVAVILHCFSGHPALLHFALDRAAPTFLGFAGNTTYKNAPDIHAAARTVPLDRLLLETDAPFLAPVPKRGKPNRPGYVRHTLEFIANLRGLDPAELERMTDANARRVYRLPGH; this is translated from the coding sequence GTGATCGACACGCACTGCCATCTGGACTACCTGGACGACCCCGCCAGCGCCCGCGGGGAACTGGGCCTGAGCGCCATGGTCTGCATCGGCGCGAGCCCGGAACATGCCCGGAATGCTGTGGCCCTGGCCGAACAGTACCCGGACGTGTATGCCACGGTGGGCCTGCACCCCACCGATGCGGCCCAGGACAGCCCGGCGGCGCGTGCCGAACTGGAGGCCTTGCTCCGTCACCCGCGGGTGGTCGGGGTGGGGGAGAGCGGCCTGGACGACTACTGGGACGACACCCAGCGGCCCGCGCAGCTCGCCGCGTTCGAATGGCAGCTGGACCTCGCGCAGCGCCACGGCCACCCCCTCGTGATCCACACCCGTGACAAGGCCGGGCAGGACAGCGCCCACCGGGGCGTGATGGACGTGCTGTGCGCCTGGCCGGACGTGGCCGTGATCCTCCACTGCTTCAGCGGCCACCCCGCCCTACTGCATTTCGCCCTGGACCGCGCGGCCCCCACCTTCCTGGGCTTCGCGGGCAACACCACGTATAAGAATGCGCCCGACATCCACGCCGCCGCCCGCACCGTGCCCCTGGACCGTCTGCTGCTAGAGACCGACGCGCCCTTCCTCGCCCCCGTCCCGAAACGCGGCAAGCCGAACCGGCCCGGGTACGTCCGGCACACCCTGGAGTTCATCGCGAACCTGCGCGGCCTGGACCCGGCCGAACTGGAGCGCATGACGGATGCCAATGCCCGCCGGGTCTACCGCCTGCCGGGCCATTGA
- a CDS encoding Ig-like domain-containing protein: protein MNRLRMLSALTLTGMMLASCGPTADTTAPTISLDATPATVTAAGSVNLKATATDAGGVSKVTFYRGATELCVDTTAPYECTTTVAAADNGTITYRAVATDTAGNTAEATDSVMVTIPVVVPDTTAPTITQVDVTSNSVSSYTVNATATDNVGVSKIEFYLDGELVSTDTAAPYSADLSFTAASNGEHTVVVKAYDAAGNVSTSSQTFTVNIDATKPSVSLQGAPVTLTEPGDVTLTATASDDQGVIKVEFYDNGTLIATDTEAPYTTVRSYTAADNGTHTMIARAYDAQGNTADATTTITVDVDTTAPTVVGAAVPSILTMPGTATFTATATDDRGVTKVEFYDNGTLIATDTEAPYTTSRAYAFADNGVHTINFKAYDAQGNVGTESAIVTVAITDANEPNDSIDLATTLTIGGTPIDGTVAGQGRDMDYFKFDAAAGDMLKLTVKSVSVNSGSTLDPYVEILMPDGKTILEKDDDSGVGLESEIRFNAPATGTYTVIVTSFDIHDDPEAADDKATNTYQIALTRR from the coding sequence ATGAACCGACTTCGCATGCTTTCCGCGCTCACCCTGACTGGAATGATGCTGGCCAGTTGCGGCCCCACGGCCGACACGACTGCTCCCACCATCAGCCTGGACGCCACCCCGGCCACCGTCACCGCCGCGGGCTCCGTAAACCTCAAGGCCACCGCCACGGACGCTGGCGGCGTCAGCAAGGTCACCTTCTACCGGGGAGCCACGGAACTGTGCGTGGACACGACTGCACCCTACGAATGCACCACCACCGTTGCCGCTGCCGACAACGGCACGATCACCTACCGCGCCGTTGCCACCGACACTGCCGGCAACACCGCCGAGGCGACCGACAGCGTGATGGTGACCATCCCCGTTGTGGTGCCTGACACCACCGCCCCCACCATCACGCAGGTGGACGTTACGAGCAACAGCGTGAGCAGCTACACCGTGAACGCCACCGCGACGGACAACGTGGGCGTCAGCAAGATCGAGTTCTACCTGGACGGCGAACTGGTTAGCACGGACACCGCTGCCCCCTACAGCGCCGACCTGTCCTTCACCGCTGCCAGCAACGGTGAGCACACGGTTGTCGTCAAGGCGTACGACGCCGCCGGCAACGTCAGCACCTCCAGCCAGACCTTTACAGTCAACATCGACGCCACCAAACCCTCCGTGAGTCTCCAGGGCGCCCCGGTCACCCTCACCGAACCTGGCGACGTGACCCTGACTGCCACCGCCTCCGACGACCAGGGTGTGATCAAAGTCGAGTTCTACGACAACGGCACCCTGATCGCCACGGACACCGAAGCCCCCTACACCACGGTCCGCAGCTACACTGCGGCGGACAACGGCACCCACACCATGATCGCCCGCGCCTACGACGCCCAGGGCAACACCGCGGACGCCACCACTACCATCACGGTGGACGTGGACACCACCGCGCCCACTGTGGTCGGTGCCGCTGTGCCAAGCATCCTGACCATGCCCGGTACCGCCACCTTCACCGCCACCGCCACCGACGACCGTGGCGTGACCAAAGTCGAGTTCTACGACAACGGCACCCTGATCGCCACGGACACCGAAGCCCCCTACACCACCAGCCGGGCCTACGCGTTCGCCGACAACGGCGTGCACACCATCAACTTCAAGGCCTACGACGCCCAGGGGAACGTGGGCACCGAGAGCGCCATCGTGACAGTTGCGATCACGGACGCAAACGAACCCAACGACAGCATCGACCTGGCAACCACCCTGACCATTGGCGGTACGCCCATTGATGGAACGGTCGCTGGTCAGGGCCGCGACATGGATTACTTCAAGTTCGACGCGGCCGCAGGCGACATGCTCAAGCTGACCGTGAAGAGCGTCAGCGTGAACTCCGGCAGCACCCTCGACCCCTACGTTGAGATCCTGATGCCGGACGGCAAGACCATCCTTGAAAAGGATGACGACAGCGGCGTCGGCCTGGAGTCCGAAATCCGCTTCAATGCCCCCGCCACCGGCACCTACACCGTGATCGTGACCAGCTTCGACATCCACGACGACCCCGAAGCGGCTGACGACAAGGCCACCAACACCTACCAGATTGCCCTGACCCGCCGCTGA